CGTCGGGCAAATGCTGACAATCTGGACATTCTGATCGCATTCGACCAAGAAACAATCGATTTTAATGCGCATGAATTACGATCAGGCGGCGTGATTATTGCAGATGAAAAATTCAAACCGGTTCCGCCATCCGGACAAGACATTCGTTTCTATACGGTTCCATTAACCAAACTGGCAGAGGAAGCAGGTTCTGCCATTATGAAAAATATGGTGTCGATCGGCGCGACCGCTTGTATTCTCGGTCTGCCTGCCACAACATTCGAAAGCCTTATTTCCGACATGTTCCTTCGCAAAGGTCAAAAAGTGGTGGATTCGAACATGGCGGCCATTCAAAAAGGCCTTGATTACATGAAAGAACATGGCGGTGAACTCGCGGACTTCCATTTACAGCCAGGAGATGGCAAACAGCGTCTGTTTATGATGGGGAACGATGCGATTGGACTCGGGGCGTTAGCTGCAGGAGCTCGCGTGATGCCAGCTTACCCGATTACACCTGCGTCCGATGTAATGGAATACCTGATTAAGAAATTTCCGAAGGTCGGCGGTCATGTCATTCAAACGGAAGATGAAATTGCTGCCATTACCATGACGATCGGTGCCAACTTCGCCGGAGTTCGTGCCTTGACTGCTACTTCCGGTCCGGGTCTCTCCTTGATGATGGAGGCAATTGGCTTGGCAGGCATGACCGAAACACCTGTCGTGATCATCGATACGCAGCGCGGTGGTCCTTCTACCGGTATGCCTACGAAACATGAACAATCTGACATGTATGCCGTCTTATTTGGTACACATGGTGAAATAGCAAAAATCGTACTTGCTCCGGCAACTGCAGAAGAATGTTTTTATATGACAATTGATGCGTTCAACTACGCAGAGAAATATCAAACACCGGTTATTTTGATCACCGATTTGGCATTGTCTCTGGCAAAACAATCGGTAGAACCGCTTGACTTTGATAAAATTCAAATTGACCGCGGCAAATTGGCAACCGAAGAACAATTGGCGGCTGTAGAAGCAGGCAAACTGTTTAAGCGTTATGAATTTACAGCAGACAATATTTCGCCGCGCGTGTTCCCTGGCCAAAAAGGCGGGATTCACCATGTAACCGGCGTTGAACATATTGAAACCGGCCGTCCTACAGAAGATGCGACCGTCCGCACAAAAATGATGAACAAACGGTTAAATAAAGTCCAAGGAGAATTGCCGAATTCGTTGACATATACCGGCGCCGAAAACCCGGAACTGTTAGTCGTATCGGTGGGTTCGACAATCGGTGTAGTGGATGAAGCGCTTGATCGCTTGACACAGGAAGGCAAGCAGGTTGCACATGCCCATTTGCGTGTGATTTCGCCCTTCCCGACTGAAACTCTGCAGAAATATGTCGACAAAGCAAAGAAAGTTTTGGTGGTGGAGAACAACGCAACCGGCCAATTGAGACATCTCATGCAGTTCTTCGGCGTCAAAGGCACATTCCACTCCCAGTTAAAATATGACGGCAACCCGTACGTTCCTAGTGAAATTTACTCTCATTGTAAGGAGCTGTTCTAAAATGGCAACAGTAAAAGATTTCCGTAATGAAGTTCGCCCCAATTGGTGCCCCGGCTGTGGAGATTTCTCCGTTCAGGCAGCCATTCAACGGGCATTGGCAAACATTGGGAAAGAGCCGGAACAGGTGGCTGTGATTTCCGGCATTGGTTGTTCCGGACGGATTTCCGGCTATATTCATTCCTACGG
The sequence above is a segment of the Effusibacillus dendaii genome. Coding sequences within it:
- a CDS encoding 2-oxoacid:acceptor oxidoreductase subunit alpha; this translates as MLEQLSWKVGGQQGEGIDSTGEIFATALNRNGYYVYGYRHFSSRIKGGHTNYKIRVSTKPRRANADNLDILIAFDQETIDFNAHELRSGGVIIADEKFKPVPPSGQDIRFYTVPLTKLAEEAGSAIMKNMVSIGATACILGLPATTFESLISDMFLRKGQKVVDSNMAAIQKGLDYMKEHGGELADFHLQPGDGKQRLFMMGNDAIGLGALAAGARVMPAYPITPASDVMEYLIKKFPKVGGHVIQTEDEIAAITMTIGANFAGVRALTATSGPGLSLMMEAIGLAGMTETPVVIIDTQRGGPSTGMPTKHEQSDMYAVLFGTHGEIAKIVLAPATAEECFYMTIDAFNYAEKYQTPVILITDLALSLAKQSVEPLDFDKIQIDRGKLATEEQLAAVEAGKLFKRYEFTADNISPRVFPGQKGGIHHVTGVEHIETGRPTEDATVRTKMMNKRLNKVQGELPNSLTYTGAENPELLVVSVGSTIGVVDEALDRLTQEGKQVAHAHLRVISPFPTETLQKYVDKAKKVLVVENNATGQLRHLMQFFGVKGTFHSQLKYDGNPYVPSEIYSHCKELF